Within Desulfolithobacter dissulfuricans, the genomic segment CACATGTTTGACCGTCTGCAGTATTCTTTCCAGCACCAGAAAGAATTTCTTGCCAATGCTTCTCACGAGCTGAAAACACCCATTGCCATGCAACGGTTATTTTTTGATGAAGCGCTGCAGCTCAGTGAGCTGCCCGACAATTTCAGAAAACAGCTTGTGCAGCAAAGCAGGATTCTTTGTCGTATGGATCGGCTGGTGAAAAATCTGCTCGACCTGTCAGCGCTGGAGTTACAGGCAGCCTGTGATCCCGAAGAACTTGATTTAGTGGAACTCACCGCCACGGTTTTCACTGAATTTGAAGATATTATCAGGGCAAACAACATAGAACTCTCCCTCGAGCTGCCAGGGAGCGCTTTCATAAGGGCAGACGGTGAAAAAATCAAACGGGTGCTGATCAATCTCATCGATAACGCCATCAAATACAACCATCCCGAAGAAGGCCGGATAGAATGTCGTATCACAACGGAAAACAAGGGAATATGGTTGGAAATATATAATAGCGGTCCCGGCATGCCGGCTGATCAGTTAGAGCGGGTCTTTGATCAGTTTTACCGGGTTGAAAAATCCCGCTCAACCGCTCTTGGCGGCGCAGGTTTGGGATTGACCATCGTGAAACGGATCATTGAAATGCATGGCGGCACCATCACGATGGAAAGTGAGGCCGGGTCCTGGACCCGTGTCCGTGTTTTTTTCCCAACCCTGCAAACAGACAAAAAACGGAGCGATTCAGCGCCGCTGAACGCGTAGCCTCTGCTCTTTCTGCACTGCGACGAGAAGAACGATCGATCCGGCCGCTATGAGTGCGTCCAGCAGAAACGCCTGCGCTGATCCGAAGATCTGCCAGACAGTGCCAAAGAGCAGGGCCCCGGGAAGTGCGGCCAGGCCGACAACCATGTGATAGAGGCCAAAGGCCGTTGCCCGTTCCCGGCTTCGTGCGAAATCGCCGACCAGGGCGCGTTCCGCACCTTCTGTTGACGCAAGCGCGGCAGCATATCCCAGAAACAGCATCCACACGATAATCTGGTTGGTCAGGCCACAGGACCAGGCAAGGGCCAGAAGAAGAACAATACGCAATGACCAGCCGACCAGCAGAACCGCCAGTCTGCCGAAACGATCCGACAGACACCCTGCCGGTCCGGCGACCACGGCCTTGACCGCACTGGCGGCTGCCCATAACAGAGGAACCCAGGCAACCTGCAGGCCCTGATCGCTGGCCCAGAGAACAAGAAAGGCCTCTGGTGCACTGGCCAGGGCAAGCCCGCCGGCAGCAAGGATCATGCCACGCAGACGTTGATCCAGAACAGACCATCGCAGTGGCGGAAGCCGGGTAGGTCTGCCGGCTGCCGGTGTATCCTCCAGGCCAAAATACAGCAGCGCAATAACAAGGATTCCCGGTACGAGAGACCAGAAAAAGACATGTTGCATGCCCATGCCGCTGCGCAGCAGCAACCAGGCACAAAGAGGACCCAGCATGGATCCAGCATTATCCAGGGCCCGATGAAAACCAAAGGCACGACCGCGCCGGGCCGCATCGATTGACCCGGCAATAAGCGCATCCCTCGGAGAAGTCCGCAACCCTTTACCGACCCGGTCCAGAAACCGCAGAACCAGTACCCAGCCCCAACCAAGCGCCAGGCCGATCAGAGGACGGGCCGTGTTGGAGACGGAGTATCCCCCCAGCACCAGACGCTTATGGTTCCAGCCCCTGTCCGCCATCCGGCCGGAATAGAGCTTGAGCAGACTGGCCGTGGCCTCGGCGACACCTTCCACAAGGCCCACCACCGCGGGTCCTGCCCCAAGCGTGGCGGTCAGGAACAGGGGTAACAGAGGCGTGATCATTTCACTGGCCGTGTCATTTAAAAAGGACACAAGCCCGAATATGATCACCGTGCGCGGCAGGAAACCTGTTTTCATGGTTGCCTCTTCACCGCGCTGTAGAGCAGAAGCACCTTGTCTCCCCCGGGTCGCCGGACCAGTTTCCGGCCAAGATCGAGATGCTGTGCCAACACGTCCGGCGAAACATTTTCAACTGTTCGCGGCAGGTTGATAATGTACATGTAGTTTCGCACCGTCATCCGGCTCAGCGTTCCGACCCAGAGCGGTGTTGTATTATCAAGACGTATATCTGCCGGCCATAAACGCAGCACCAGTAAATCATGGGGACTGGTGGAAAGTGCATGTATGAGCAGCAGTTGTTCATGCCGGCCGTCATGCACCTGGGGCAGGATGGGCAAACTGAACGGATCAGGATCGGCAAGCAGCCAGCGCAGGCCTGTCACCACGGTCAGGGGAACAGGTTGCCGCCAATCCCGGGCAAGAAGCATTTTTTTCAGTTTGTCGAGATCCCCTGCATACTGCAGATTAAACACCTGCTCTTTTTCTCCCTCCAGATCCAGCCGGGCCACGGGTAACTGCTGCCAGCCCTCTGTCTGCCACACAGATGTCGGCATGGTGCGCACATCGTGACGCAAGGCATAGCGAAGTTTATTCCTGTTAAATCCACTTGACCAGTGTACGGTGGCAGCCAAAACAAGAACCGTCAGGCAGAGAGCCCACAGTCCCCGGTAGGCACAGGAACGGGTGGGGACATGGTTGAAATAGGCAACCGAGAGCAAAATAAGCCAGGCTGTGCCGAGGCAGAAGCCACCGACCACATCAGAAAGCCAGTGCGCTCCAAGATAGAGGCGTGACGCGCCTATCCCGGTAATCAACACCAGAGCGAAACTCACCGGCAGCCAGCGCCTGTCCGGGCGCAGTTCCCGGCTGCAAAGCAGGGCAAGAAAGCCGAAGATGATCACGCTGATGGTGGCGTGATTACTGGGATAAGCCCAGCGGACCGCACCCTGGTACATATCCACTGGTCGTGGAATGTGGGTAAGAGTTTTCACAGCGGTAACAAGGAAAAATCCTCCCGCCACGGTGATAGCGAGATAAAGCGCCGAATAGCGGTCTTTTCGCCAGAGCAGCCAGACCAGGGCGGCCAGGGTCAGCGATCCAGTGACAGCGGCGTCACCGAGCATGGTTATGGCGACCATGATGGTATCGCCCCAGGGCGTACGCAGGCCCTGGAGCAGGTGATAGACCGATTGATTGACCTGCACCAGAGGATCGCCGGTGACCACATCTTCAGTTATGCCGAAAAAGAGCCAGAGTGAACCGACAAAGACCATGGCCAGCAACACCAGCAGCCGCAACATGGATTGATCCCGGTCAAGGACACCGCCCTTCAGCCAGCGCTGCAACAGGGGCAAACGCTGCAGCAGCACCAGCAGTTTTTTCTCCCAGGCCGGAAAACGGTTCAGAGCAAAACGAAGGAGTCTCCGGGAGAGAAAAAAGACCATCCATCCGCCAACAACACTGACACCGATCAAGATGGCGAGACGTTTGGCCACTTCGCCTGCCAGAGCCAGTGAGGCTCCAAAAGCCATACCTGGCAGCAGATAGGCAGGCGCCCAGCCAAGGGCAGAAAGCACGTTGTAGAAAGTGAAGTGGACCGGATCCATGCCAAGCATTCCGGCAACCAGGGGGATAACGGGCCTGATTGGCCCGATAAAACGGCCAAAAAAGACGGACTTGCCTCCATGGCGGTGAAAAAACGATTCTCCCCTGGCGAGCATATCCTGGTGTTTCGCAAAAATACGTAACGAGCGAATATTGTCTTTATAATAATGACCCAGCCAGTAACTCAGACCGTCGGCGAGCACTGCTCCAAAGACCGCCCAGGCCATGGTTGGCCAGAAGGACAAGGCCCCGGTGGCAATCAGGGCGCCTGCCGTCAGCATTAAAGCCGCACCGGGGACCAGCAGGCCGATGACCGCCAATGATTCGGCAAAGGATGTCAAAAAAATGACCAGCCCGGCCAGATTTGGATGCTTGGCTATCCCTGTGGTGACAGTGGTGAGCAGTTCAGTCATGGTTGCAATTTTTTCTCAGCCCGGATGTATCTGCAAATCGAGTTGTGGGTTGTGAGCTAGCTGAGCTTCAGTGGTCATCAAATTTATTTTTCCGCCCCAGCGGGTCTGCGATGTTTCCGGTGGTAGAGAAACTCCAGCATCCCGTCAACGGCAAGCGTCAGGATAAAAAATCCCATGAGTACATATTTCATATAGATCCTGCCAAAGGTCAAAAGGTAGAGTCCGGCAAGATGCATATATTTTTTCATACCGGAGTAGGTAATATTCCTGTCTATTTTGACCAGCTCGGAGGTAACCTTCTGCTCCCCGACAGTGACCCGGACATAATGATAGAATGTATGCTCCGGGTCCTTGCCCACCAGCTCGGCTCCTGCACCGCCACTGACGATGGTATGCAGCCCGTGGATTGTCTCGTCATACCAGGCATGAATATGCGAGGTAAAAAGTGTGGTAACCCTGTAGCGCAGAAACAGGTCCTCAAGTCGGCGGGCCACATCCGCGTCTTTCAGGGCATGGGCATAGCGGACAAGCGCCCCGGGTTTATCCCTGGGATCCCAGAGCGGCACATGCATGAAGACGAACCGGTATTTGTACCGAAGTCCGTCTTTAAGCTCTTTTTCAAGCCAGGCCTCCTGTTCATCGCCAAGACTCGTCTCATTGCTGTTATCAAGGAGGATAAATTTAGCGTCACCAAGGACAAAGGAATAGTACATCCGCCCGAAGATGTGATAGTACATATCCATGTTATGAAAGGCCACATCATGGTTTCCGGGCAGGGTCAGGTTGGGGATCTGCAGTTCACGACGCTGATCAAGGTATTGACGGAAGGTATCACGGTCCGGATAGAGCACCAGATCGCCGCCGATAATGGCAAACTGTAACGTCTGGTCATTATTGAGCTTGCGGACAACATCGCTGAAGACCGGACTGTTCTTGGCATCAGCGAGAAAGGCAAAGGTGAGGGGTCCTTTCTCATACCGCTGCTCTATCCTCTGCAGGGCCTGAAAATTCAGGTCATGATCTTCAATAGGAAAAAGATCGGCTATTTCAATATATGCCCAGAAACAGAGGATAAGAACAATCAAGAGCAGCCGAAACCAGGTCCGGCGACGAAAATAGATCGTAGTCAGTCGGGTAAGTTTTTCCATAGTATCAAGTTGTAATTGCTGAAATTATAGTCCTGCAGATTGAAGGAATCAGCTGTCTTCTCTGAAGGTGGCTGGCTTTTATGCATCAGGAAAGCTTGATCCCGGGCTGTTCTCCATTCTGTACGGCTATAAAATTCAACGTTGTGTGGATGGTAAACAATGGAAAAAGCAGGGCCATACAGAAGATATTGATCACCGGAATCATGCTGATGAAGGCAGGGAAAATCCCGAGCCGGAAGGAGTGGATGCGGTACGTTCGCACCCAGTCAATTTTCTTTCCCAGGGTCCAGCGATGATTGGAAGCGGGATAATCGATGAACATCAGGGCAGAATAAAAAACATAGATCAGAAAGACCAGAGCCTGACCGACAACCGGGATGCAGTTTACCGCCAGGGCAACCATGGTGACCAGGATACCAATCGCGCCGATCTTGCATCCTTCCCACAGGTCGATGAGTACACCGGCCGGTGTGAATCCGTCCGTTTGCTTAACCTGACGGCCCAGATAGATCTTTTCTGCTGCTCCGCTTAAAAAGACGTATCCGGGCGTGGTAAGGCAGTAGGCGGTCAGAAAGGCGAGATAGAAGGCAGCAATGCGGGTGATAATAAGAAAAAGATATTTGACCACCAGCCAGCCCTTGCCGACCAGCCAGCCCCAGATACCGGTGATATCCGGAGGCTGCTGGAAAAAATGACCGGTCAGACCATCGATGAGGTGTATCGCCTCAAGGTAGCCGATCCAGGTCAACGCCACGGTGATTGCCACGAGCAATATGCTCCATCCCAGAAGACGGAGATGACGAAAAAGAAACCCCATGGAATAGGTCAGGGGAATCCATTGCCTCTTATGGTTAATCACCCTGCTCCTCCTTTTCTCGCTCTCCGGATTGATGTGTCAACGTATCTTCCTCCATATAACGTACGGTTATGGAAACAATTCTTTGTATCCAAATTCTGTATCCATCAGTTAATGGGGCAGAACCTGTTCCGGAACGTGTGCAGGCAATGCCGGAACCAGATCTCTAGCTTGTTTTACAAGGAGTTGTAATCCCCAGAAGCACAGGCATACTGCCGGCTCAAAAAAGGGGCTTCTGCCCGGGACCTATGAGCCAAAATTAATAATTTCTATTGCAACATCTCTTCCAATGTATGTTTGACAGGCCAGCCGCATGTTCTCATCTGCGCCAATCGCCTCAAGTCTTTTCGCTTCCCGAGAGTTTACAGGACTCAAAAACTGCTGCCCTTCCAGGACACGGACTACGCATTTTCCACACATGGCTTTGCCACCGCATACTGTTTCAATCGGAATACCATGTGATTGCAGTGTGACCAGGATGGAGCGAACCATGGTTGTTTCAATGCGCTGTCCAGTGTTCTTAATAAAGATCGATGGCATGTCATTCCTTTATTTTTCAGGTAACAGGAGTTGAGTGCGCGTTGGTACTCCATCATGGGATACCAGTGCGTGGTGTTTAAGGTGCTGAACCACTCAAGTCTCTCCTCCCCTGGCGCCTCAGTGCCTTTGCGCCTTATCGCTTAATTCGGGCTGGGTTTCAGTGGTGATCAAAAATAATACAGTCATGCAGCTGACCGTTTTCTCCTGTACAGCATGACAAAGGCAAAAACAAGGAGCAGAACCGCTGCCACGTACTTCTGCGCCAGATGCATGACTGTTTCGTAATTCCTGCCAAAAAGGTAGCCTACCAGAATAAACTCGCCTATTCCCACAAATACGCCTGGTACATTGAACAGGATGAATCGTTTAAATTCCATCTGAAAGACGCCTGCCAGGGCCGGGGTAATCCAGGAAAAGGGGCCGCTCAAACGGGCCAGAAACACGGACCAGGGGCCATTGCGCCGGAAAAAGGCCTCACCCCTTTTATAATTCTCTTGGGTAAACACCCTTCTCAGCAGAGGTTTTTCACTGAAATGCGCAAAGAACGACTTGCCGTAGCGCCGACCCAGAAAATAGCTGGTGGTGTCACCCAGGATGCCTCCGGTATAAAATAATGCGGCGACAATCCAGATGTTGAGTATGCCCATACCCGCCAGAATGGGGCCGGCCAGAAAGATAATTTCCCCATAAACAAAGAGTGAACAGGGAAACACCGTCTCGATATAGGCACCTGCCAGGAGAACAGCATAGGCAACATGCTGGTGCTGTTCCAGAAAGAGAAGAAAAGATTCCACGTTTCACCTGATGACCAGGTAACTTTTGCCTTTTTTCATAGAGACAGGCTGCATGGCCTGATACCACCAGATGAGCGTCTGTTTGAGGTAACCCTGTTTTTCGAAGCGCCGGGCAGAGGTTGCGGCCTTGTCTGTCTGCAGAAAGAAAAAATCCCCATACCGGCGGGCCTGCCTGATATAATCCAGATCTTCGGCATAACTGAGCTGCTCGTCATAGGCTACCTGCGAAGCCACCTCGGCCCGGACTATCTGCAGCCCATAGGAGGTACGGCTCAGCCGGTGGCCCAGATCGTACAGGCTAAACCAGAACCGTGCCTTGGCAGAAGAGGTATCCGATGGTTTAAGCGCGGTAGTGCCGATCGCCAGGTTATCGGCAGCGTGTTTGCCAAGATACCTGTCCAGCTCACGAAGAAAACCCGGTTCAAGACGGGTATCGGCATCGAGAAAAACAATCCAGTCACTGTCAGGACTGGCCTGGGCAAAACCCGTATTTCTGGCCCGGGAAACGCCTTTTTCACAGGTCAGAACAGATAGATTTTCATGTATTGCCGCATAACTGCTGGCTATCTCCCTGGTGCTGTCAGTGGAGCCGTTTTCCACCACAATGATTTCATAACAGTCTACCGGATAGTCCTGGCTGACAAGGTGGTTCAGGGTTCCTTCCAGGTAGTGTTCCTCATTATGTGCAGGAATTATGAGAGAAAAGCGATTGCCACCGAGATGTTTCTTCACCTCGTCATGGACTATTTCCAGACTTTTTTCCGTTTTCCAGGGAGGGATGAAACGGTCAGTCTGCTGGATTTCTTCCACCATGGCGGGGAGATCAACATGTTTTTGCTCCCTGCCGGTGACATACCACTGTTTTTCACCCAGGAAATCCGCCAGATATTCCTGCTCGGTCTGTTTCGGCGTGGCAAAGAGCACGGCCTGTTTATCCATTTCTGCCAGATCCATGACCGTGGTGTAGCCTGAGCGGGAAACAATCAGCCGGGCCTGATTAAAGAGCGTGTTACGCTGGCTGCCCGTAACCACCGGATAGATGGTGATATTATAGTCGGGCAGACAGGTCACCTCCTCGGTGCTGGTGTCTCCCAGGACAAAGACCTTGGTGCCTGCCAACCTTTTTGCCTGCTCGAGCAGTTTACCGATAAACGACTCCCTCTGATGCTCAAGATACCCGCTGATGATGAAGAGGTAGTCAATCTCTTCTCTGTCCTGTTCACGGGTATAGGCGGAAAGGACACCGATCCAGTTATGTTTCAGTTTATCGGTAACCCTGTTATGGGACAGTCTGCCGGACAGACAGGTTTCCATCTCAGGAAAATCAGGGATGAAAACCATGTCAAACCGGCGCAGATACCTGCTGTTTATCCAGTCAACGATCGGACGGAACAGTCCCAGTCCCCTGGGCATGATGAAAGAAATCTGGTGGGAAATGAGAAAGCTGGGTATCTGGGTCGAACAGATTCCATAGCGGCCATCGGAAATAATGCAGGCATACTGATGCTGCCGCTCTCTGATGAAGTTCCTTTCACGGCGGATAAGGCGGGCGGTGGTGAACAGATCGACAACAAGATAATAAAAATAGGCAAGCCCCGAGCCCCGCTCGAGCTTTGGATAATCCTGCAGTTCAATGAAACTGACGTGGTGCTCCCGAAGTTCCTGCCTGAGGAAACGCAGGCCATTGCCATGGGAAAGCACGCTGACGTGCCAGCCTTTTACGAGAAACGATCTGATAATTGGCAAAGATCTGGTCGCGTGGCCCAGCCCCAGCGAGCTGACAGCAAAGAGAACGTGATTTGGCATTGTTATTTTTTTCGTGTTACCCTCGAGCATTGAGAGCAGACATATAATAAAATTTCCAGCAATCTATGCTCACTATTCTACACGACCGGATTTTCCTGTATTGCACCAAAAAATATAAACCGACACAACCACCAGGCAGATAGCCAGTACTCCGAGCATGATCTGGTGCAGATACCGGCTGATCAGTTCCTGATTGTTACCTATCCAGTATCCGACCATGGCGAGAATGAGTACCCAGATGCCAGCGCCGAGTGCAGTGAAGATGGCAAAGATTGACAGATTCATGCGCGCCAGACCGGCAGGCAGGCTGATATACTGTCGAATGCCGGGTAACAGGCGGCCGACGAAGGTGGATATATGCCCGTGCCGGGAAAAAAAATAATCTGCCTTGTCCAGGTTTTTTTCACTGACGAGAACATAGCGGCCATACTTCTCAAAGAGCGGCCGCCCCCACCTGCTTGCCAACCAATAGTTGAACAGGGCCCCCAGCAGACTGCCGCCAATACCGGCAAAAATGACCAGGCCCAGTGACATCTCTCCCCGCGCTGCCAAATAACCGGCCGGCGGCATAACGACTTCACTGGGAAAAGGAAAAAAGGACGATTCCAGAAACATCAGAATAACGATGCCGGAATATCCCCATTGGCCGACCGTCTGTACAATCCAGTTGATAATATCGTGCAACATGATGTGGCGTGCAGCAATTCCCGGACAAGCCTGAAACGTAGGTATAGCGTGAAATCTTACGACATTTTTCGTAAACTTTTTATCCAATCCAGAGGATCGGACCCAACATGCAAATATCGACGGTGTCATCATAACCTACTGGAATAACGACGATAAAAAACAAGATCCCGGTTATTTTTTTCTTGACAAGGCCTTGAAAGGGCGGTTCGCGTTTTTCTATGTGATTTCAATTAGTTGCATAGGAGAACGCCATGGACCAAATCAAACTCTACAACGTGGAACGTATTGTCAGCCTCATCACGGATCAGACCAAAACGGTGCGAAAGCATTGCAATGCTGATAACTTTATCCGAGTATTGCGCCGATGTTTTCAGGCGATCCCTGATCACCGCCAAGTCAGCAAAACGAGCATCTCCCTCGATGATGCTCTCATGTCAGCATACGCCATGTTCTCCCTCAAGGATCCCTCGTTGCTGGCTTTTGAAAATCGACGTCTCAACGAGGCCGAAAATCTGCGTGCCGTATTCGGTATCGAAAACATCGCCTCCGACACCCAGATGCGGGAAATCCTCGATCCTCTTTCGCCGCGTGAATTCAGATCAGGTTTTACCGCGGTATTCCGCATCCTCCAGCGCGGCAAAGACCTCGAAGCCATGACCTGTCTGGATGGACACTACCTGATCAGCGGTGACGGTACCGGTTTCTACTATTCGACAAAAGTCGGCAATGATTTCTGCCTCAGAAAGAAACAGGAAAACGGTAAACATGCCTACTACCAGCAGATGTATGGAGCAGCCATTGTCCATCCTGACAAACGGGAAGTCATTCCCTTCTGTCCCGAAATGATCAGCAACCAGGACGGCACCAGCAAGCAGGACTGTGAGCGGGCTGCTGCCCAGCGTTTCTGGCGAGAGTTCCGTCGCGAACACCCTCATCTTCCAGTCATCGTCACTGAAGACGCTCTGAGCAGCAATGCACCGCATATACGGGAGCTCAAGGCCTTGAACCTGCGTTTCATTCTTGGTGTCAAACCAGGTGACCATCAGTTTCTGTTCGAGCAGTTCGATGCCTCTGTCGAGACGGGTAAAGTGACGGAATTCAACATGGATGATCCCAGGGATCCAAAGAAATATCATGTCTTCCGCTACGTCAATGGCCTGTCCCTGAACAAGTCCAACCAGGATCTGAAGGTCAACCTGCTCGAGTACTGGCAAGCTGACGACAAGGGCAATGAACTGCGGTTTGCCTGGGTGACCGACCTGGAGATCACCAGGGAGAACGCCTATGAGATCATGCGGGCGGGCCGGGCCCGGTGGCGTATCGAAAATGAGACGTTCAATACCTTGAAGAACCAAGGGTATCATCTGGGACACAACTATGGCCTGGGGGCACAACATCTTTCAATGGTATTCACCACTCTGATGGTGCTGGCGTTTCTGGTTGACCAGGCTCAGCAGCTGGGATGCTGGCTTTTCCGCAAGGCCTGGGAAGAGTCCAGAAGCAAACGTCAGCTCTGGGAGAATGTCCGTAGTCGATTCAGGGAACTTCCTGTAGACTCGATGGAAACACTCTACCGGAGCATTGCTTTTGGCATCAAGGGGTACGTCGTCGAGGTGATCGAACCTGACGATGTGATGACCTGACCCGCCGTCAATCGGTGGGCTATATCAAAGAGCACGACCTGCCGCAAACAGGAGCGGCAAGGTAAGGGTGCAACTATGCTTAATTGTCAGGATATATCCCTTTTTTGGTTAACAACTTGGCGCATGATGGCGTGATCAAAGCGAAATAGCTTTACCGTCCCCCTTGGGTGAACATAAATCTGCGCCTACCATGGCTCAGAATGCCCTTCACCGGGAATAGCTGTGTGGCGTGTATCAGAACTCTGTTTTATCTCGGAACAATCCCGAGAATAACTGCCCCGGAGTAATCATTTCAGCTTCTCCTTAAAATTATTTTTTGTTTTTTTGATGGGCAGCGCGGACTCAATCAGGGAAATTATGCGAATGAGCCGGTCGTACAGTGGTGTCAGAACCTCCCGCAGCAACGCGATCAGGACAGTGCAAAGCAGAGCCACCACCAAAGATCCCATGATGTCAAAGGGGAAATGGAGGCCCGTATAAATACGACCCCAGGATCCGATGACAGCAAGGATAAGAAAGAGAAGCCCCTGTTTCCACCACCCCCGCCGAAACAGAAGCGCAAAAGAAGCTCCGAAAAGAAGAGTGGCGTGATCACTTGGGAACGAGGTTTCCGGTGCATGGGGAATCAATGGCTGGCAGAGATGCAGCATATATGGCCGGGGATGGTAGTAAAACACTGTGATAAGCTGGTTGAGAAGCAGCCCGAGAGTCACCACGGCGGCTCCCTCAAGCAGTACCCGCTTTCCCTGCCGGTCCGTGCTGAACCAGAAGACTGCCATGCAAACGATAACCAGATACGGGGTAATCTCGGCACCGATCACGGAAAGAAAATCCGGGACCGGTCGATTGCCGGCCCCGGCATGCAGCCAGTTAAAGAGTTGAATATTTAATCCGTCATCCATGGGTACGTATCCGTATTGTCTGATTCCAACTGATCCTTTTGCACTGTACGAAAATACTCTACACCATGAACCTTACCAAAAGATTATCCAAACATTATCATTTGGTAATCCTGGCTGATTTTTTCGCTTAACCGAGCCGGCAACAGGCTCCGCCATTGCTGCGGATCCATAACCGGTACCGGCGGCTGCTATGACCTGCTTTGCAATACGCCTCTTTCCGCGCCCCCGGGAAATGACCTGTCCCTGCACTCTCCGGCGGAAAATTATTACCCGCCGGAGAAACAAAGCGTTATTTGCCAGAGTTAATCGCGGTCGTCATCTTCACGCCCCCCGTCCCGGTGTTCGTTATCGTCCTGCTCCCGGTAACCTCCATGGTCATAATCAACAGTATCGGTTTCCATGAGCAGGACCTCTCCGGAACCGGCGTCAATTTTGACATCAATGATGGTCTTTTCCGGTGTCACCACTTCAACGCCATAGACCAGAAATCCGTTTTCATTTTCAAGTTCCATCTTCAACACCTGCCCCTGCACTGTTGCCAGAGCGATATTTTTAGCCTGTTCCATGGTGATCACGGCCAGAGATGGATACTCGGACTCGTCCTGCTGAATTCGGATGGTACCGTTTTGGACCTCGGTATCCGCGTCTCCGGCAATGGAAAAACCGGTATAAAGCATACCTGCTGTCAATAGCCAAAAAAACTGACCCACTACCGGACGACAAAATTGACCCACCCGGACAAAAAAATTGACCCACCCGAGGCCCCTGGCCAAGAGCCTGTCCGGTGCCCGCAAGGAGAGCGGGCTGGGAGAGTTCCAGGTCGAGACCACGGAGGCGATATGCGTTGTCGTGACGCTCCTGCATGGCGGTCACCCTGTCAGCTTCTGGCGCAGCCTGTAGCTCTCGCCGCCGAGCATGAAGACGCGGGAGTGGTGGACCAGGCGGTCGATGATGGGCACCGCCACGTTGTCGTCGTGGAAGAAGTCGCCCCAGGCGGTGAACTCCTTGTTGGTGGTGACGACGATGGAGCGGTACTCGTACAGGCTGTTGACGAGTTGGAAGAGGTTGTAGAGCGCGGTTTTGTTCATGGGCAGGTAGCCGAG encodes:
- a CDS encoding glycosyltransferase, coding for MPNHVLFAVSSLGLGHATRSLPIIRSFLVKGWHVSVLSHGNGLRFLRQELREHHVSFIELQDYPKLERGSGLAYFYYLVVDLFTTARLIRRERNFIRERQHQYACIISDGRYGICSTQIPSFLISHQISFIMPRGLGLFRPIVDWINSRYLRRFDMVFIPDFPEMETCLSGRLSHNRVTDKLKHNWIGVLSAYTREQDREEIDYLFIISGYLEHQRESFIGKLLEQAKRLAGTKVFVLGDTSTEEVTCLPDYNITIYPVVTGSQRNTLFNQARLIVSRSGYTTVMDLAEMDKQAVLFATPKQTEQEYLADFLGEKQWYVTGREQKHVDLPAMVEEIQQTDRFIPPWKTEKSLEIVHDEVKKHLGGNRFSLIIPAHNEEHYLEGTLNHLVSQDYPVDCYEIIVVENGSTDSTREIASSYAAIHENLSVLTCEKGVSRARNTGFAQASPDSDWIVFLDADTRLEPGFLRELDRYLGKHAADNLAIGTTALKPSDTSSAKARFWFSLYDLGHRLSRTSYGLQIVRAEVASQVAYDEQLSYAEDLDYIRQARRYGDFFFLQTDKAATSARRFEKQGYLKQTLIWWYQAMQPVSMKKGKSYLVIR
- a CDS encoding transposase, whose product is MDQIKLYNVERIVSLITDQTKTVRKHCNADNFIRVLRRCFQAIPDHRQVSKTSISLDDALMSAYAMFSLKDPSLLAFENRRLNEAENLRAVFGIENIASDTQMREILDPLSPREFRSGFTAVFRILQRGKDLEAMTCLDGHYLISGDGTGFYYSTKVGNDFCLRKKQENGKHAYYQQMYGAAIVHPDKREVIPFCPEMISNQDGTSKQDCERAAAQRFWREFRREHPHLPVIVTEDALSSNAPHIRELKALNLRFILGVKPGDHQFLFEQFDASVETGKVTEFNMDDPRDPKKYHVFRYVNGLSLNKSNQDLKVNLLEYWQADDKGNELRFAWVTDLEITRENAYEIMRAGRARWRIENETFNTLKNQGYHLGHNYGLGAQHLSMVFTTLMVLAFLVDQAQQLGCWLFRKAWEESRSKRQLWENVRSRFRELPVDSMETLYRSIAFGIKGYVVEVIEPDDVMT
- a CDS encoding PepSY domain-containing protein, with the protein product MLYTGFSIAGDADTEVQNGTIRIQQDESEYPSLAVITMEQAKNIALATVQGQVLKMELENENGFLVYGVEVVTPEKTIIDVKIDAGSGEVLLMETDTVDYDHGGYREQDDNEHRDGGREDDDRD
- a CDS encoding DedA family protein; protein product: MLHDIINWIVQTVGQWGYSGIVILMFLESSFFPFPSEVVMPPAGYLAARGEMSLGLVIFAGIGGSLLGALFNYWLASRWGRPLFEKYGRYVLVSEKNLDKADYFFSRHGHISTFVGRLLPGIRQYISLPAGLARMNLSIFAIFTALGAGIWVLILAMVGYWIGNNQELISRYLHQIMLGVLAICLVVVSVYIFWCNTGKSGRVE
- a CDS encoding undecaprenyl-diphosphatase is translated as MDDGLNIQLFNWLHAGAGNRPVPDFLSVIGAEITPYLVIVCMAVFWFSTDRQGKRVLLEGAAVVTLGLLLNQLITVFYYHPRPYMLHLCQPLIPHAPETSFPSDHATLLFGASFALLFRRGWWKQGLLFLILAVIGSWGRIYTGLHFPFDIMGSLVVALLCTVLIALLREVLTPLYDRLIRIISLIESALPIKKTKNNFKEKLK